In Drosophila yakuba strain Tai18E2 chromosome 2R, Prin_Dyak_Tai18E2_2.1, whole genome shotgun sequence, a single genomic region encodes these proteins:
- the LOC6531268 gene encoding patronin isoform X13 has protein sequence MDVETQEIRQARQRASVKWLLSKAFNNRVPDNLKEPFYRDHENQERLKPQIIVELGNATLYCQTLANLYSDPNYQSMNHWSIIQTLARKGVPVAESADMPITETVLIQTNPLRINAHMSVIESLMVLYAKEISSGDRVMAAIRRISGNNYQAPTGQSYEQALLGWISHACAALKKRIIKEVDAGLPDDNGSRLQTPDIPPVRDFQDLCDGICLALLISYYCPKVVPWTSVRINYLPAVEDSIHNILLVCNFSQKHLPYTVMHMTPEDVTYMRGSMKLNLVVLLTDLFNLFEIHPAKCVCYPGMDGQDVIARRTMGANEHGICHRRGLTVQPVTPIPDLRSDLDQPPVGSPQNRPPFQVPHSNSFGGGLNRRSTPPNEYQTVQSNNFDANHAEAFVVHKSRGITTLASMHSQQQQLHQQQHQQHQQQYQQQPLQQHPSQSQLQIQQQEPLVPARLRQAKEKTNVESKADERGDFVAAGRPSNWEQSRRPSFAGRRSRRNSSSEDSQLTIENFGGSQDQLNTLGRYERDRERKLSNTSVGSYPVEPAVAVRSSIADARGTLQLSYDTDSGSEKQDRETEKYSMRRQVSVDNVPTVSSHNLSNAGSPLPVARHKQHSSDKDYSSNSGMTPDAYNDTRSTSAYDPESTPVRKSSTSSMPASPAAWQLDVGDDDMRSLENASKLSTIRMKLEEKRRRIEQDKRKIEMALLRHQEKEDLESCPDVMKWETMSNESKRTPDMDPVDLDKYQQQTYGSQQHLADHHYQQQRPMQQSFGSSPHIPQAYNAPVSAYSSRPPSRDPYQQQLHHQQQQPMPMPQPMQYVNEHGQYMSPPQPAHYMPQQTQQPQSIYSDNGAAYNHSNHSPYGGAPQYRSSVVYDDYGQPTNHFYLHESSPQPQAHPHPQRRTWAHSAAAAAYEQQQQIQPSLVDVNAWQTQQHQKQKQTWMNRPPSSAGAPSPGSFMLHQNGGGGGGGGGGGELQHLFQVQASPQHGQRQVSGSNGVQRQQSLTNLRDNRSPKAPQNMGMPMGMPMQQEDMMAPQSICFIGDEEDVDELERNIIESMQSTHITDFVHQQQQQHQQQLQQQQRLQGHSGRGSSSEDYDSGEMISNKLNITSGNLTYRIPSPSRPSIQANSFQDPRAMAAAPGAEDQPPEKGFYISFDDEQPKRPKPPLRAKRSPKKESPPGSRDSVDNQATLKRESLSHLHNNNNIGFGNDDVNSKPVTRHSIHGLNNSNSVKSPGNATYNKYTDEPPIQLRQLAVSGAMSPTSNERRHLDDVSNQSPQQTQQPMSPTRLQQSSNNAEAAKNKALVIGADSTNLDPESVDEMERRKEKIMLLSLQRRQQQEEAKARKEIEASQKREKEREKEEERSRKKEEQMARRAAILEQHRLKKAIEEAEREGKTLDRPDLHVKLQSHSSTSTTPRLRQQRTTRPRPKTIHVDDASVDISEASSISSRGKKGSSSNLTGYGQLSSNSMKRDYYRGSQDSLTVKESPDDYPSTSSTPIGRRGSYKTSREPAGVERGRTLSRISVAKGSTLNFRGRKSNSLMNLCDTDSGLGRATPPRRAPSPGMGMGASGRHMPSPSGPGSLPPGLISKRRGFDDGSSDFSLTPNLNMEYSGPKLYKQPAAKSNRGIILNAVEYCVFPGVVNREAKQKVLEKIARSEAKHFLVLFRDAGCQFRALYSYQPETDQVTKLYGTGPSQVEEVMFDKFFKYNSGGKCFSQVHTKHLTVTIDAFTIHNSLWQGKRVQLPSKKDMALVI, from the exons ATGGATGTCGAAACACAGGAAATACGACAG GCTCGTCAACGTGCTTCCGTCAAATGGCTGCTTTCGAAAGCGTTCAACAATCGCGTGCCGGACAACCTGAAGGAGCCCTTCTACCGCGACCATGAGAATCAGGAGCGCCTCAAGCCGCAGATCATCGTGGAGCTGGGCAATGCCACGCTCTACTGCCAGACGCTGGCCAATCTGTACTCAGATCCCAACTACCAAAGCATGAACCACTGGTCAATAATACAGACGCTAGCGCGCAAGGGAGTTCCCGTGGCCGAATCCGCGGACATGCCCATTACCGAAACGGTATTAATTCAAACAAATCCGCTGCGAATT AACGCCCACATGTCTGTGATAGAATCGCTGATGGTTTTGTATGCGAAGGAAATATCATCGGGTGACCGCGTAATGGCGGCCATACGAAG AATATCTGGCAACAACTATCAGGCGCCCACTGGCCAGTCCTACGAGCAAGCTCTGCTGGGCTGGATTTCACATGCTTGCGCCGCTCTGAAGAAGCGCATTATCAAGGAGGTGGACGCAGGACTGCCCGACGATAAT GGTTCTCGTCTGCAGACCCCGGATATACCACCTGTAAGGGACTTCCAGGATCTGTGCGATGGAATCTGCTTGGCGCTGCTCATCTCGTACTACTGCCCAAAGGTGGTGCCGTGGACGAGTGTGCGGATCAACTATCTGCCCGCCGTCGAGGACTCGATTCACAACATCCTGCTGGTCTGCAATTTCTCGCAGAAGCATCTGCCCTATACAGTGATGCATATGACGCCCGAGGATGTGACCTACATGCGCGG ATCCATGAAACTGAATCTGGTAGTGTTGCTGACGGATTTGTTCAATCTGTTTGAGATACACCCGGCAAAATGTGTTTGTTACCCCGGCATGGATGGTCAGG ATGTCATCGCCCGGCGCACTATGGGCGCCAATGAGCACGGGATCTGCCATCGACGGGGCCTCACAGTGCAGCCCGTCACACCCATTCCCGATCTGCGCAGCGATCTCGACCAGCCGCCCGTAGGCTCGCCTCAGAACCGACCACCGTTCCAAG TTCCGCACTCGAATTCATTTGGCGGCGGCTTAAATCGAAGATCAACCCCGCCCAACGAATACCAGACGGTTCAGTCAAATAATTTTGACGCTAATCATGCCGAag CCTTCGTGGTGCACAAGTCGCGTGGCATCACCACACTCGCCTCCATGcactcgcagcagcagcagctccatcagcagcaacatcaacagcatcagcagcaataccagcagcagccactgcagcagcaccCATCCCAGTCGCAGCTCCAAATCCAGCAGCAGGAGCCCTTGGTTCCGGCTCGCTTGCGCCAGGCTAAAGAAAAGACCAATGTTGAGTCGAAGGCGGACGAGAGAG GCGATTTTGTCGCTGCGGGTCGACCAAGTAACTGGGAACAGAGCCGCCGGCCAAGCTTTGCAG GTCGTCGCTCGCGCAGGAACTCTTCCAGCGAGGACTCCCAGCTGACTATCGAGAACTTTGGTGGCTCCCAGGATCAGCTGAACACGCTGGGGCGATACGAACGTGACAGGGAACGCAAGTTGTCCAACACCAGTGTGGGCAGTTATCCAGTTGAACCCGCTGTGGCCGTTCGCTCTTCGATTGCCGATGCTAGGGGCACGTTGCAGTTGAGCTACGATACGGATTCCGGCTCTGAGAAGCAGGATCGCGAAACGGAAAAGTATTCGATGCGCCGGCAAGTCAG TGTCGACAATGTGCCCACGGTGTCGTCGCACAATCTTTCGAATGCGGGCAGCCCGTTGCCGGTGGCTAGGCACAAGCAACATTCCAGCGACAAAGactacagcagcaacagcggcatGACACCAGATGCATACAACGATACCCGCTCCACCAGTGCTTACGATCCGGAGAGCACGCCCGTTCGCAAATCCTCGACGAGCAGCATGCCAGCAAGTCCCGCTGCCTGGCAGTTGGATGTGGGAGACGACGACATGCGCTCGCTGGAGAATGCCAGCAAGTTGTCCACCATACGAATGAAACTGGAGGAAAAGCGGCGGCGCATTGAGCAGGACAAGCGCAAGATCGAGATGGCTTTGCTGCGCCACCAGGAGAAG GAGGATTTGGAGTCGTGTCCGGACGTAATGAAGTGGGAGACAATGAGCAACGAATCAAAGCGCACGCCGGATATGGATCCCGTGGACTTGGACAAGTACCAG CAGCAGACCTATGGGTCGCAGCAGCACCTGGCTGATCATCATTACCAGCAGCAGAGACCCATGCAGCAAAGCTTTGGTTCATCGCCCCATATTCCGCAGGCCTACAACGCCCCAGTCAGCGCATACAGCTCCCGTCCGCCCAGTCGCGATCcctaccagcagcagctccaccatcagcagcagcagcccatgcccatgccacAACCAATGCAGTACGTCAACGAGCACGGGCAGTATATGTCGCCGCCGCAGCCCGCGCACTACATGCCGCAGCAGACGCAACAGCCGCAGAGCATCTACAGCGACAACGGGGCGGCGTACAACCACAGTAACCACTCACCATACGGCGGAGCTCCACAGTATCGAAGCAGCGTGGTGTACGATGATTACGGGCAGCCCACCAACCACTTCTACCTGCATGAGTCATCGCCGCAGCCACAAgctcatccgcatccgcagcGTAGGACTTGGGCCCACtccgcagcagccgccgcttatgagcaacagcaacagatcCAGCCTTCCCTGGTGGATGTGAATGCCTGGCAGACGCAGCAGCACCAGAAGCAGAAACAGACCTGGATGAACAGGCCGCCCTCAAGTGCGGGAGCTCCCAGTCCCGGCAGCTTTATGCTGCACCAAAACggtggaggcggtggcggtggtggtggtggtggtgagcTACAGCACCTGTTTCAGGTACAGGCCTCGCCACAGCATGGCCAACGTCAGGTTAGTGGATCCAATGGCGTGCAGCGCCAGCAATCGCTGACCAATTTGCGAGACAATCGCTCGCCCAAGGCACCACAAAACATGGGAATGCCCATGGGCATGCCAATGCAGCAAGAGGACATGATGGCACCGCAGAGTATTTGCTTTATCGGTGACGAGGAGGATGTTGATGAGCTGGAGCGGAACATCATCGAATCAATGCAGTCGACGCACATCACCGACTTTgtgcaccagcagcagcagcaacaccaacagcaacttcagcagcaacagcggtTGCAGGGCCACAGCGGACGAGGCAGCAGCTCGGAGGATTATGACAGCGGGGAGATGATCTCCAACAAGCTGAATATCACCAGCGGCAATCTCACCTATCGCATACCCTCGCCATCCCGTCCCTCCATCCAAGCCAACAGCTTCCAGGATCCCCGAGCCATGGCAGCAGCTCCCGGTGCTGAGGACCAGCCGCCCGAGAAGGGTTTCTACATCTCCTTCGACGATGAGCAGCCCAAACGACCCAAGCCACCTCTGCGCGCCAAGCGATCGCCCAAAAAGGAGTCTCCACCGGGCAGTAGGGACAGCGTCGATAATCAGGCGACTCTGAAACGTGAATCGCTTAGTCATctgcacaacaacaacaatattgGATTTGGAAATGATGATGTCAACAGCAAACCGGTGACCAGGCACAGCATCCATGGCCTAAACAACTCCAATAGTGTCAAATCTCCCGGAAATGCCACGTACAACAAGTACACGGATGAGCCGCCCATCCAACTGCGTCAGCTTGCCGTTTCTGGAGCAATGTCACCAACTAGTAACGAACGTCGCCACTTGGACGATGTCAGCAATCAGTCACCGCAGCAGACGCAGCAACCAATGTCGCCCACGCGACTCCAAcagagcagcaacaatgcAGAGGCGGCCAAGAACAAGGCGCTGGTCATCGGAGCAGATTCCACCAATTTGGATCCG GAATCTGTAGATGAGATGGAGCGGCGCAAGGAGAAAATCATGCTGCTGTCTTTGCAACGTCGCCAGCAACAGGAGGAGGCCAAGGCGCGCAAAGAGATTGAGGCTTCTCAGAAGCGAGAAAAGGAGCGCGAGAAGGAAGAGGAACGATCGCGCAAGAAGGAGGAGCAAATGGCACGGCGAGCGGCCATTTTGGAGCAGCACAGACTCAAGAAAGCCATTGAAGAGGCCGAGCGAGAG gGTAAAACCCTGGATCGGCCCGATCTGCACGTGAAGCTGCAATCCCATTCATCCACCTCAACGACCCCGCGGCTGAGGCAGCAGCGTACCACGCGTCCCAGACCGAAGACAATTCACGTGGACGATGCCAGCGTGGACATCAGCGAGGCTTCAAGTATCTCTAGTCGGGGCAAAAAAGGCTCAAGCTCGAATCTAACTG GCTACGGTCAACTAAGCTCAAATTCAATGAAAAGAGATTACTACAGGGGCTCGCAAGACTCCCTCACTGTAAAAG AGTCACCCGATGATTATCCCAGTACAAGTTCAACTCCGATTGGACGACGGGGATCGTACAAAACTTCCAGAG AGCCAGCCGGCGTAGAAAGGGGCCGCACTCTGTCGCGTATCTCCGTCGCTAAGGGCAGCACGCTTAATTTCCGGGGCCGAAAGTCCAATTCGCTAATGAATCTGTGCG ACACAGATTCGGGACTGGGACGCGCCACTCCGCCGAGGCGTGCTCCGTCGCctggaatgggaatgggcgCTTCAGGTAGGCATATGCCATCTCCCTCCGGACCGGGCTCATTGCCGCCAGGTTTGATATCGAAACGTCGCGGATTTGATGATGGATCCAGCGATTTCTCTTTAACTCCGAATTTGAACATGGAATATTCGG GTCCTAAACTTTATAAGCAACCAGCGGCCAAATCGAATCGTGGAATTATCCTGAATGCCGTTGAATACTGTGTTTTTCCCGGCGTTGTCAACCGCGAGGCCAAACAGAAAGTGCTGGAGAAGATAGCGCGCTCGGAGGCGAAGCACTTCCTGGTACTCTTCCGCGATGCTGGCTGCCAGTTCCGCGCCCTCTACAGCTACCAGCCGGAAACGGACCAGGTGACCAAGCTGTATGGTACTGGGCCTAGTCAAGTCGAAGAAGTCATGTTCGACAAGTTCTTCAA ATATAACTCAGGAGGCAAGTGCTTCTCGCAAGTGCACACCAAGCATCTGACAGTGACCATCGACGCCTTCACAATACACAACTCCCTGTGGCAGGGCAAGCGGGTGCAGTTGCCCAGCAAAAAAGACATGGCGCTTGTAATCTAA
- the LOC6531268 gene encoding patronin isoform X48: MDVETQEIRQARQRASVKWLLSKAFNNRVPDNLKEPFYRDHENQERLKPQIIVELGNATLYCQTLANLYSDPNYQSMNHWSIIQTLARKGVPVAESADMPITETVLIQTNPLRINAHMSVIESLMVLYAKEISSGDRVMAAIRRISGNNYQAPTGQSYEQALLGWISHACAALKKRIIKEVDAGLPDDNGSRLQTPDIPPVRDFQDLCDGICLALLISYYCPKVVPWTSVRINYLPAVEDSIHNILLVCNFSQKHLPYTVMHMTPEDVTYMRGSMKLNLVVLLTDLFNLFEIHPAKCVCYPGMDGQVPHSNSFGGGLNRRSTPPNEYQTVQSNNFDANHAEAFVVHKSRGITTLASMHSQQQQLHQQQHQQHQQQYQQQPLQQHPSQSQLQIQQQEPLVPARLRQAKEKTNVESKADERGDFVAAGRPSNWEQSRRPSFAGRRSRRNSSSEDSQLTIENFGGSQDQLNTLGRYERDRERKLSNTSVGSYPVEPAVAVRSSIADARGTLQLSYDTDSGSEKQDRETEKYSMRRQVSVDNVPTVSSHNLSNAGSPLPVARHKQHSSDKDYSSNSGMTPDAYNDTRSTSAYDPESTPVRKSSTSSMPASPAAWQLDVGDDDMRSLENASKLSTIRMKLEEKRRRIEQDKRKIEMALLRHQEKEDLESCPDVMKWETMSNESKRTPDMDPVDLDKYQQSIAIMNMNLQDIQQDIHRLATQQSQMQAQHLQAQQLMQAQQIANMLNQAYNAPVSAYSSRPPSRDPYQQQLHHQQQQPMPMPQPMQYVNEHGQYMSPPQPAHYMPQQTQQPQSIYSDNGAAYNHSNHSPYGGAPQYRSSVVYDDYGQPTNHFYLHESSPQPQAHPHPQRRTWAHSAAAAAYEQQQQIQPSLVDVNAWQTQQHQKQKQTWMNRPPSSAGAPSPGSFMLHQNGGGGGGGGGGGELQHLFQVQASPQHGQRQVSGSNGVQRQQSLTNLRDNRSPKAPQNMGMPMGMPMQQEDMMAPQSICFIGDEEDVDELERNIIESMQSTHITDFVHQQQQQHQQQLQQQQRLQGHSGRGSSSEDYDSGEMISNKLNITSGNLTYRIPSPSRPSIQANSFQDPRAMAAAPGAEDQPPEKGFYISFDDEQPKRPKPPLRAKRSPKKESPPGSRDSVDNQATLKRESLSHLHNNNNIGFGNDDVNSKPVTRHSIHGLNNSNSVKSPGNATYNKYTDEPPIQLRQLAVSGAMSPTSNERRHLDDVSNQSPQQTQQPMSPTRLQQSSNNAEAAKNKALVIGADSTNLDPESVDEMERRKEKIMLLSLQRRQQQEEAKARKEIEASQKREKEREKEEERSRKKEEQMARRAAILEQHRLKKAIEEAEREGKTLDRPDLHVKLQSHSSTSTTPRLRQQRTTRPRPKTIHVDDASVDISEASSISSRGKKGSSSNLTGYGQLSSNSMKRDYYRGSQDSLTVKESPDDYPSTSSTPIGRRGSYKTSREPAGVERGRTLSRISVAKGSTLNFRGRKSNSLMNLCGPKLYKQPAAKSNRGIILNAVEYCVFPGVVNREAKQKVLEKIARSEAKHFLVLFRDAGCQFRALYSYQPETDQVTKLYGTGPSQVEEVMFDKFFKYNSGGKCFSQVHTKHLTVTIDAFTIHNSLWQGKRVQLPSKKDMALVI, translated from the exons ATGGATGTCGAAACACAGGAAATACGACAG GCTCGTCAACGTGCTTCCGTCAAATGGCTGCTTTCGAAAGCGTTCAACAATCGCGTGCCGGACAACCTGAAGGAGCCCTTCTACCGCGACCATGAGAATCAGGAGCGCCTCAAGCCGCAGATCATCGTGGAGCTGGGCAATGCCACGCTCTACTGCCAGACGCTGGCCAATCTGTACTCAGATCCCAACTACCAAAGCATGAACCACTGGTCAATAATACAGACGCTAGCGCGCAAGGGAGTTCCCGTGGCCGAATCCGCGGACATGCCCATTACCGAAACGGTATTAATTCAAACAAATCCGCTGCGAATT AACGCCCACATGTCTGTGATAGAATCGCTGATGGTTTTGTATGCGAAGGAAATATCATCGGGTGACCGCGTAATGGCGGCCATACGAAG AATATCTGGCAACAACTATCAGGCGCCCACTGGCCAGTCCTACGAGCAAGCTCTGCTGGGCTGGATTTCACATGCTTGCGCCGCTCTGAAGAAGCGCATTATCAAGGAGGTGGACGCAGGACTGCCCGACGATAAT GGTTCTCGTCTGCAGACCCCGGATATACCACCTGTAAGGGACTTCCAGGATCTGTGCGATGGAATCTGCTTGGCGCTGCTCATCTCGTACTACTGCCCAAAGGTGGTGCCGTGGACGAGTGTGCGGATCAACTATCTGCCCGCCGTCGAGGACTCGATTCACAACATCCTGCTGGTCTGCAATTTCTCGCAGAAGCATCTGCCCTATACAGTGATGCATATGACGCCCGAGGATGTGACCTACATGCGCGG ATCCATGAAACTGAATCTGGTAGTGTTGCTGACGGATTTGTTCAATCTGTTTGAGATACACCCGGCAAAATGTGTTTGTTACCCCGGCATGGATGGTCAGG TTCCGCACTCGAATTCATTTGGCGGCGGCTTAAATCGAAGATCAACCCCGCCCAACGAATACCAGACGGTTCAGTCAAATAATTTTGACGCTAATCATGCCGAag CCTTCGTGGTGCACAAGTCGCGTGGCATCACCACACTCGCCTCCATGcactcgcagcagcagcagctccatcagcagcaacatcaacagcatcagcagcaataccagcagcagccactgcagcagcaccCATCCCAGTCGCAGCTCCAAATCCAGCAGCAGGAGCCCTTGGTTCCGGCTCGCTTGCGCCAGGCTAAAGAAAAGACCAATGTTGAGTCGAAGGCGGACGAGAGAG GCGATTTTGTCGCTGCGGGTCGACCAAGTAACTGGGAACAGAGCCGCCGGCCAAGCTTTGCAG GTCGTCGCTCGCGCAGGAACTCTTCCAGCGAGGACTCCCAGCTGACTATCGAGAACTTTGGTGGCTCCCAGGATCAGCTGAACACGCTGGGGCGATACGAACGTGACAGGGAACGCAAGTTGTCCAACACCAGTGTGGGCAGTTATCCAGTTGAACCCGCTGTGGCCGTTCGCTCTTCGATTGCCGATGCTAGGGGCACGTTGCAGTTGAGCTACGATACGGATTCCGGCTCTGAGAAGCAGGATCGCGAAACGGAAAAGTATTCGATGCGCCGGCAAGTCAG TGTCGACAATGTGCCCACGGTGTCGTCGCACAATCTTTCGAATGCGGGCAGCCCGTTGCCGGTGGCTAGGCACAAGCAACATTCCAGCGACAAAGactacagcagcaacagcggcatGACACCAGATGCATACAACGATACCCGCTCCACCAGTGCTTACGATCCGGAGAGCACGCCCGTTCGCAAATCCTCGACGAGCAGCATGCCAGCAAGTCCCGCTGCCTGGCAGTTGGATGTGGGAGACGACGACATGCGCTCGCTGGAGAATGCCAGCAAGTTGTCCACCATACGAATGAAACTGGAGGAAAAGCGGCGGCGCATTGAGCAGGACAAGCGCAAGATCGAGATGGCTTTGCTGCGCCACCAGGAGAAG GAGGATTTGGAGTCGTGTCCGGACGTAATGAAGTGGGAGACAATGAGCAACGAATCAAAGCGCACGCCGGATATGGATCCCGTGGACTTGGACAAGTACCAG CAAAGTATCGCCATCATGAACATGAACCTGCAGGATATCCAGCAGGATATCCACCGCCTGGCCACCCAGCAAAGCCAAATGCAGGCACAGCACCTCCAAGCCCAACAGCTCATGCAGGCTCAGCAGATAGCCAACATGCTGAACCAG GCCTACAACGCCCCAGTCAGCGCATACAGCTCCCGTCCGCCCAGTCGCGATCcctaccagcagcagctccaccatcagcagcagcagcccatgcccatgccacAACCAATGCAGTACGTCAACGAGCACGGGCAGTATATGTCGCCGCCGCAGCCCGCGCACTACATGCCGCAGCAGACGCAACAGCCGCAGAGCATCTACAGCGACAACGGGGCGGCGTACAACCACAGTAACCACTCACCATACGGCGGAGCTCCACAGTATCGAAGCAGCGTGGTGTACGATGATTACGGGCAGCCCACCAACCACTTCTACCTGCATGAGTCATCGCCGCAGCCACAAgctcatccgcatccgcagcGTAGGACTTGGGCCCACtccgcagcagccgccgcttatgagcaacagcaacagatcCAGCCTTCCCTGGTGGATGTGAATGCCTGGCAGACGCAGCAGCACCAGAAGCAGAAACAGACCTGGATGAACAGGCCGCCCTCAAGTGCGGGAGCTCCCAGTCCCGGCAGCTTTATGCTGCACCAAAACggtggaggcggtggcggtggtggtggtggtggtgagcTACAGCACCTGTTTCAGGTACAGGCCTCGCCACAGCATGGCCAACGTCAGGTTAGTGGATCCAATGGCGTGCAGCGCCAGCAATCGCTGACCAATTTGCGAGACAATCGCTCGCCCAAGGCACCACAAAACATGGGAATGCCCATGGGCATGCCAATGCAGCAAGAGGACATGATGGCACCGCAGAGTATTTGCTTTATCGGTGACGAGGAGGATGTTGATGAGCTGGAGCGGAACATCATCGAATCAATGCAGTCGACGCACATCACCGACTTTgtgcaccagcagcagcagcaacaccaacagcaacttcagcagcaacagcggtTGCAGGGCCACAGCGGACGAGGCAGCAGCTCGGAGGATTATGACAGCGGGGAGATGATCTCCAACAAGCTGAATATCACCAGCGGCAATCTCACCTATCGCATACCCTCGCCATCCCGTCCCTCCATCCAAGCCAACAGCTTCCAGGATCCCCGAGCCATGGCAGCAGCTCCCGGTGCTGAGGACCAGCCGCCCGAGAAGGGTTTCTACATCTCCTTCGACGATGAGCAGCCCAAACGACCCAAGCCACCTCTGCGCGCCAAGCGATCGCCCAAAAAGGAGTCTCCACCGGGCAGTAGGGACAGCGTCGATAATCAGGCGACTCTGAAACGTGAATCGCTTAGTCATctgcacaacaacaacaatattgGATTTGGAAATGATGATGTCAACAGCAAACCGGTGACCAGGCACAGCATCCATGGCCTAAACAACTCCAATAGTGTCAAATCTCCCGGAAATGCCACGTACAACAAGTACACGGATGAGCCGCCCATCCAACTGCGTCAGCTTGCCGTTTCTGGAGCAATGTCACCAACTAGTAACGAACGTCGCCACTTGGACGATGTCAGCAATCAGTCACCGCAGCAGACGCAGCAACCAATGTCGCCCACGCGACTCCAAcagagcagcaacaatgcAGAGGCGGCCAAGAACAAGGCGCTGGTCATCGGAGCAGATTCCACCAATTTGGATCCG GAATCTGTAGATGAGATGGAGCGGCGCAAGGAGAAAATCATGCTGCTGTCTTTGCAACGTCGCCAGCAACAGGAGGAGGCCAAGGCGCGCAAAGAGATTGAGGCTTCTCAGAAGCGAGAAAAGGAGCGCGAGAAGGAAGAGGAACGATCGCGCAAGAAGGAGGAGCAAATGGCACGGCGAGCGGCCATTTTGGAGCAGCACAGACTCAAGAAAGCCATTGAAGAGGCCGAGCGAGAG gGTAAAACCCTGGATCGGCCCGATCTGCACGTGAAGCTGCAATCCCATTCATCCACCTCAACGACCCCGCGGCTGAGGCAGCAGCGTACCACGCGTCCCAGACCGAAGACAATTCACGTGGACGATGCCAGCGTGGACATCAGCGAGGCTTCAAGTATCTCTAGTCGGGGCAAAAAAGGCTCAAGCTCGAATCTAACTG GCTACGGTCAACTAAGCTCAAATTCAATGAAAAGAGATTACTACAGGGGCTCGCAAGACTCCCTCACTGTAAAAG AGTCACCCGATGATTATCCCAGTACAAGTTCAACTCCGATTGGACGACGGGGATCGTACAAAACTTCCAGAG AGCCAGCCGGCGTAGAAAGGGGCCGCACTCTGTCGCGTATCTCCGTCGCTAAGGGCAGCACGCTTAATTTCCGGGGCCGAAAGTCCAATTCGCTAATGAATCTGTGCG GTCCTAAACTTTATAAGCAACCAGCGGCCAAATCGAATCGTGGAATTATCCTGAATGCCGTTGAATACTGTGTTTTTCCCGGCGTTGTCAACCGCGAGGCCAAACAGAAAGTGCTGGAGAAGATAGCGCGCTCGGAGGCGAAGCACTTCCTGGTACTCTTCCGCGATGCTGGCTGCCAGTTCCGCGCCCTCTACAGCTACCAGCCGGAAACGGACCAGGTGACCAAGCTGTATGGTACTGGGCCTAGTCAAGTCGAAGAAGTCATGTTCGACAAGTTCTTCAA ATATAACTCAGGAGGCAAGTGCTTCTCGCAAGTGCACACCAAGCATCTGACAGTGACCATCGACGCCTTCACAATACACAACTCCCTGTGGCAGGGCAAGCGGGTGCAGTTGCCCAGCAAAAAAGACATGGCGCTTGTAATCTAA